The Xiphophorus hellerii strain 12219 chromosome 3, Xiphophorus_hellerii-4.1, whole genome shotgun sequence genome segment AGTCCGTCCCCAGTCTGTCCCCAGTCTGTCCGAAGTCTGTCTCCAGTCTGACTCCATTCTGTCTCCAGTCTGTCCCCAGTCTGTCTTCAGTCCGTCCCCAGTCTGTCCGAAGTCTGTCCCCAGTCTGTCTCCAGTCTGCCCGAAGTGTTTCCCCAGTCTGTCCGAAGTCTGTCTCCATTCTGTCCCCAGTCTGTCCAAAGTCTGTCCGAAGTCTGTCTCCATTCTGTCCCCAGTCTGTCTCCAGTCTGTCTCCATTCTGTCTCGAGTCTGTCTTCAGTCCGTCCCCAGTCTGTCCCCAGTCTGTCCGAAGTCTGTCTCCATTCTGTCTCCAGTCTGTCCCCAGTCTGTCTTCAGTCCGTCCCCAGTCTGTCTGAAGTCTGTCTCCATTCTGTCCCCATTCTGTCCCCAGTCTGTCTCCAGTCTGTCCGAAGTCTGTCCCCAGTCTGTCTCCAGTCTGCCCGAAGTGTTTCCCCAGTCTGTCCAAAGTCTGTCCCCAGTCTGTCTCCATTCTGTCCCTAGTCTGTCTCCATTCTGTCCGAAGTCTCTCTCCATTCTGTCCCCAGTCTGTCTCCAGTCTGTCTTCAGTCCGTCCCCGGTCTGTCTTCAGTCTGTCTCCATTCTGTCCCCAGTCTGTCCAAAGTCTGTCCGAAGTCTGTCTCCATTCTGTCCCCAGTCTGTCTCCAGTCTGTCTCCATTTCTGTCTCCAGTCTGTCTTCAGTCCGTCCCCAGTCTGTCCGAAGTGTGTCTCCATTCTGTCCCCAGTCTGTCTCCATTCTGTCTCCAGTCTGTCCCCAGTCTGTCTTCAGTCCGTCCCCAGTCTGTCCCCAGTCTGTCTCCAGTCTGTCCCCAGTCTGTCTCCATTCTGTCTCCAGTCTGTCCCCAGTCTGTCTTCAGTCCGTCCCCAGTCTGTCCGAAGTCTGTCTCCATTCTGTCTCCATTCTGTCCCCAGTCTGTCTCCATTCTGTCCGAAGTCTGTCTCCATTCTGTCCCCAGTCTGCCCGAAGTGTTTCCCCAGTCTGTCTCCATTCTGTCCGAAGTCTGTCTCCAGTCTGTCTTCAGTCCGTCCCCAGTCTGTCCGAAGTCTGTCTCCATTCTGTCCCCAGTCTGTCTCCAGTCTGTCTCCATTCTGTCCCCAGTCTGTCTTCAGTCCGTCCCCAGTCTGTCCGAAGTCTGTCTCCATTCTGTCCCCAGTCTGTCTCCAGTCTGTCCCCAGTCtgtctgaggaggaagaggagcaggttCTCCTCTGCGGCTCCAGACCAGCAAGGTTTGTGTCACTGTGGGAACCTTCTGCAGGAATTCAGCTCCAGTTGCCATAGAAACTGGGATTCTACAATAgcaacagtgtgtgtgtgtgtgtgtgttctgcagtattttatttttaacttcagCAGCTCAGTGATCAGGTTGATGCTCCATCAGTCCGAGGGCTCCAGTGCTTTGTGACATCACCAGGTGGTCCATGACCCGCGTTGTCCAGGTGACCTCCAGGTCCTGATTGGATCCTGATCCTCCTTCCAACTCATTGGATCTGGATCAGAACTTTCCCTCCAGGATTCAACATCCCGTCTGAAGGCAGCTGGAATCTGACTCCccgccagcagggggcgcctcTCCATCGCTGTCATCTTTGCAGAACCTGCTGGCGTTGTCGGCTctaggttctggttctggttctgccacAGGAATCCTGGGTCAACAGCAGGTGTTTAACTCCTCAGTTCTTCAGGCTGAGTATCAGAacccgggtcagaaccagaactggatcCAGGAAGACCTCAGTCTGGCCCATCGCTGCTCTCTGCTGCCACCTGGAGGCGCACTCCAAACGGGACAGACGATCCGATGGTCGCGCGTCGGTAATCAGgtggttctgctgctgccactCGCTCCCTGcgccgccccctgctggacgcAGAGGGAACTGCAGTTCTGctgagttctggttctggatgtttCCGCGCCTGGTCCAGAAGTCTTCGGCAGGCACCAGGAAGTTAGTGTTGCTATGGAGACAGTAAGGCTGCTTCCTGATCAGCTCAGATCTGACTGAGCTCTAAGGGTTAATTAGGgctgggaggaagaggaggaggaggaggaggaggaagagtcgCGCAGCGGCTCCGTCAGTCGGTCGGAAccagctgaggaagaggaggaagccGCTTCTTCAGCTGCGGTAAGACTagccttcctcctcttcattcCTCCGTCCTTCTTCATCTTCGTCACCcccttcatcttcatcatcagctGCAACAGTGGGCGCGTGCCCGTGGTTCTGCTCGTGCAAATGTTGAAATGGTGATGAAGAAACACCGTCCATCTCCTCCCTGCGTGCGTGAGTGCGCGCGCTGCTGCGGTCAATGCACGCGCACGCGCTCGTGCAGGCGCTGagtaaatatagaaaatgaTGCGTCAGAGTGGCGCGGTGACATAGCAACGGTGACGCCGCATTCCTTCAcagcttcatcatcatcatcatcaggtgACTGATGAACACATGCAGGACAGGGCGCGTGGATCAATACTGCAACTCCCAGTCTGACCAGTAAGAGACCAGTCACGATTGATAAAGacagttaccatggcaacacccgttggatggatgaacggtTGGATAGTTTgttggatggatgttggatggatggactaACTTTGTTCTGTaataagcagaagaagaaattcTGCTGTAAAGTGTTAATTGACAGAGCGCCCTCTGTGGCCGAAGTGCATGACTTGTATCAAATGAGATCAGCTGCTCAGACATTCAGGACCATCAtctcatgatgatgatgatgatgatggaccTGCAGAGCAGCTGGGATGCTCCTGCATCAccatctgatgatgtcacgGATCATTCCAACCAATCAGACTGCAGCAGTCTTCTCTGTCTCTCCAGATGTTCATGTCTAAGTGCCGTGACTTTCTCTTGCAGGTCATGTGACTTCAGAGAGGATGTTCAGTCTTGAGCGAGCTTCCAGTGGACGCCAGGTGTAGGGAGGCAAAGGATCATGGGAGATGGAGGGCCCCTGCAGACGGAGGGGAACGCTCTCCTCAAAGCTGTGTTCCAGGGAAAGTTGCGGCTCGCCCGGTTGCTGCTAGAAGGCGGAGCCTACATCAACGAAGGCAACGAACGGGGAGAGACACCCATCTCCGCCGCCTGCCTGGGGAACTATGACGACCCACAGACCCGCCAGAGGATGGTCCGCTACCTGCTGGAGAAAGGCGCTGACCCCAACATCCCAGACAAGAGCGGCCGCACGGCGCTGATGCATGCCTGCGCCGAGCGGGCAGGGCAAGAGGTGGTGACCCTGCTGCTGGAGAACGGGGCAGACCCCAGCCTCAGAGACTATGCCGGTGCCTCCGCCCTGGTCCACGCCATCAACAGGGGAGACCGTGACACGCTGCAGGTACTGCTGGACGCCTGCAAGGCCAAGGGCAAGGAGGTGATCATTATCACCACTGACACATCTCCGTCGGGCACCAAGAAGACCAAGCAGTACCTGAACTCGCCACCCTCACCTGGCATCGTGGACAAACTGTCCCCTGCTTGCATGTCTCCTTCAGAAGTGGAGATCGGCACTGCGTCACCTGCAGGGGACAGGACCAATGGCCAGGAGGGCATCTTCAGCTTTGCGCTCACCTCGGCCTTACCACTGCCTTCCGCTCGGCCTCCAGGTGAGAAGCGGCCCCCGCCTCGGAAGCTCCTGAAGAGGCTGAACTCGGAGCCCTGGGGCCTGGTGGCACCCTCGGTGCTGAGCGGAGTTCCTCCGGACCGGCTGGACACGGGTCTGGAGGAAGAGGGCAGCAACGATCTGAGCAGAGCCACCGCCGAGATGAACGGTCTATCCATCTCGGAGCCGGTCCGGACTCGGTTGTCACGACGACACAGCATCGAGACGCACGACCCCTGCTCTCCCAAACCCATTGACCGGTCTTGCTCTGAGGACTGCACTGGCCTCTCTGCCACGTCCTGGGCCGACAAGGTGCAGCAGCACCAGATCCTGTACCGGAGAAACACCGCCCCTGAACCCCAGGAGAACGCCGGGGGGCCTGGGGCTATCCGGCTCCTGGTGCACCCTAAACTGAGCCGCATGGAGCACTACGAGTCCGACACTCATCTTTGTCCAGAGTCCATCCCTGGATCGCCGGACTCCGGGCGGGTGTCAGTGGAACGGCGACGGTATAATGCCTCCCCGTTGTCCCTGGTGACCAGCTCAtccagggagtctctggagaaCATTCCTAACTCGGTGTCACCCATCACCGTGCGCCGTCGGCCCCCAGGTCTGCTGGAGCGCCGCGGCTCCGGGACGCTGCTGCTGGACCACATCTCCCACACTAGGCCCGGCTTCCTGCCTCCTCTCAACATCAACCCCCACAGACCCATTCCTGACATTCGAGCCAATGGAAAACCTACCTCCCCTGTTCACAGCGGACACAAGATCCTGGTCCCCATGGCCCCAATATCTCCCAAGCGGGGCCCCGAATCCAAAATGAAGAAGAAGCTGATGAGGAGGCACTCCATGCAGACAGAGCAGATGAAGCAGCTCTCCACCTTCCAGGAGATCCTGGCTGAGAAGGTGGTTGAGTCCAATGGGGATTGATGACAGGAGGCAACAAAGCATGATGGGTAGCTGCTGAGTCCCAGCTAACACCAGGTCCTGGTGACTGAGGTGAGCTTTGTTTGACACCACCTGACTGGATCAATTCTGTTCACTGAGGTTTGGGTCGAAGGGATGGTTCTGATCCAATGGGATGTTCCCTGCAGCCGTCAGAATGGTACCAGTGTGGAGAATCAGAGCTTTTCCCCATCTAAAACATCAACTTGGAGGTGCATTTGATTCAGAGATGGTCCTGTATGACGATATGTTGGTGCTGGAGACTCGACAACCAGGCAGATCCTGAACCTCCAGGCGAGAAACAGGGCAGAGGAGGTTCTGATTGGAGCCACACAGTGGCTCCTACAGGACCAGAACCTTTCAGACCTAAACCCTCCAAGATCCAGCCAGTGGTCAACCCTGGGTTCTGGTGGTATCTCTGCTGAGGTGTGGGGGCGTCTCAGAGAGTTAGGGATGGTCCTCTAAAGACACACCATCCAAAGTATGGAGAACTGAATGAACCTCCTCACATCACTgtgttctggatcagaaccggtcctgTAATGTAACCGGGTCGATTTCTCTGAGGTGGATGATCTTCAGGACCTCCCCAACCAGGATCAGAGGCTGCGTGACTGCAGGGAAGGTACTGAACcgctcagaaccagaactctggTCCAGGTTTTCTGCAGATCTCAGCAAGAACCTGAGGAGAGTCTGATGCAGGCGAGGTGAAACCTGACCCCTGAGGACCGGAGGCACTTCTGGCACAGAACCAAACTCTACAAgaactttttctttaacaacCTCAAACCAAGACAGAGTAACTAAACCCCAAAATACTCTCTATAACCGGTTCTTAAGAGTCCTGTCTTATTTTTTGTACAGACATTTTCATGCAAATTTGATTAattctgcaatattttttgtctaaaaccgtctcagtgctgccctcatTAGGTTGAAGGGTGGCTACTGCATCTGATTTTTCCTGTTGGTTCCAGCTTTACGTCACTCAGCTGGCATTAGTGCTAACCCCTCCCTCATCCCCACACTTGGCTCCGCCCACATTGGTggttttttcataaatttgtcagggggcggagctttGCTTTCTGTTAATTACACTTTAAATCAGCCTGAAGGTGGCGCTTCTGTCCTGCTGCGCGTCACAAACTGAATGCTCAGATCTCATTTGAACGGTTTGCTGATGTGCAAAGACTGACCCCTGGTGGTCACAGCAGATTCAGCAACAGGTCTCTTGCAGGTTCACGGATCTCAAGTCAGGTTTCATCTGCAGCTCGGGCTAAGCTCAAACTAAATCTGACCCGTATTGTAATgattcaactgaaaaaaatgaacagtTATTTTACAGAGTTATTCCAGATTGATATCAAATAATCTATATTTGAAGTGTTTCAGTTAATGTGGAtcagggtgtcaaactccagtcctggaggcccTGAAAcctttagatgagcctctgctgcagcacctgaacagaataatgaggtcattaaggttctggagaaccggTCCACACCAGAAGGTcatgaagccgtttcattccagagTTTTGTACCtgaggctcatctaaaacctgcaggacagcgactgcAGTTTGACACCTTTGATGTAGATGTTCTGGTTTAGTTGAAACCTGAAGTTCAGGTTCTGAGAAAATCAGATCAAGCCAATAAATAAAGTACTTTAATCCAGAACTTTTCTGTAATGGATGGAAAactgagtggaaggaaaatgtgtgaGGACCAAATCGTACGAGACGGTTTTAGAgatgttttctgattggctgtcccAGCAGGACTTGGTACTGGTTCTGATCGCCGTGGTTCTGTAAATGTTTGGTGTAACTTTGATTCTCCTCCATGTTCTCTGCAGAAGAGCTCATGTTGCTGTCCGGCCGATGAAGGACAGGAAGCTGCTCTTCCTCACTCCTCCAAAGTCTGGAGGAGTGCGTCAGCTTGTCACAACCCGACAAGCTGACGCACCGAGGTTCTGATGGACAGAGACCCGGTTCTTCCACATCAACGATTAGAAAATAACACTTTCATCCAAATAAACACTGACTTCTGGGTCGGGTAGGAAACCGACAGAATGATTTCAGAACATGGCAGTCCAATGACCCAAACCCCACCACAAACCGAGAAACATAAAGAcgtttattaaatattaaaatgatcctttagacaggaagtgacatcataGTTACAGATCACCACTCAAAAACGTATTCATCACTAAAGTGACCAATGAAATTTGTCCAACTGAACTAAGCTCCGCCCACACACGATTCTGCAGGAACTGGatcagattttcaaaataaagcttcaGCTTGCATCCGATGTTAGCGTCTCGTAGCTTACACAGATAGGCGCGAAAGAGGAGATGGCTCACTCTGATCAAGTCCTCAAATGCACCAGTGGAAACTTTAAAGTGCAAAGATCAGTGAAAGCAGGATGCATTACTATGGATCAAAATAATATAGTGCGATGTAAAACAAAGATATGTGTTTGGGCAGATGACTTACTCTGCTTAAAGTTTACTAATAAggagtgtttaaaaaaaacgcTTAAACAGATAGAAGTAAAACAGAACCCTCACTCTGTTATGTACTGAGGTCCATTTTAAACAGAGATAGTGTAGAACAGACATCTCACTCTGATCAAACAGTGACAAATAGAGATAGGAGTAAAAAAGAAGCCTCACTCTGATACATACTGaggcacatttaaaacaacagataGTAGTGCAGAACAGATGTCTCACTCCAGACAAAACGGCAACATGCAGTGACACCAGACAAAGAtaggagagagaagagagagagttcgttggtttattttttgaagAACTTCTTGTTGAGCAGGAAGATGAGCAGATTGACGTTGACTTTGGCTTTATCGAACATCTTCATCACCGCCACGCCCTCgtactgcagctgcagcagatcctgggcacaaaacacagcagctggagCGAGGCAGGTCCaccgaaccagaaccaggaccaggcaGACCAGCACTGGGTCGCTACCACTCCACAACATGAATCCCACAATGAAAGTTAATATTTCAGAAGCTTCTATTCAGGTTTTCTATATTCAGGTTAATATAGTTGTTGAAACTCGTAAAGAGATTCAGGAAGTGAAGAGGTTGAGAGCAAACATCGCCGTATTGTTCAATCTGAGATGTTTTCCTAATGTCAGGCAGACCTGGCctgtgttctggttctgacccggttctggtggTACCTGGTATCGGAGCAGGAAGTCCTCCATctggacccccaggaaacgggCGCTGACGCTGAAGCTTCCCGTCTCTGGACCAGGTGTGATGTCGAAGACGACGTTCCTGAACCTGGAAGAAGTCAGAAGGTCAGAGTGGTGGTGATGTCATGGTGATGTCACGCTCCCCCGTCCCGCCTCACTGTGTGGTCGGCAGGTCCTCTATCTCCAGCAGCACTCCCTTCTCCTGCAGCCGGGCGGCGCTGTAGCTCAGAGCAGGAAGCTTCTTcttccctctgctctctgctgcGTTCCTATTGGTCCCTTTGCTGCAACAGAACAACCGATGATGCCGCCGTCGGGGCCCGAGAACCAATCGGGTCTCTGGAAGCGCGGCGGGTTGTCTCACCTGCTGGTGGTCAGGTAgtccagacaggaagtgatgtaatGCCTGTAGAACTCGACCTGCTGGCAGTGGAAGCTGCTCTTCTCTTGCAGGCGGCTCAGAGTCTGCTGCAGCTTGTAAAGCTCCGCCCCCCGCCGCTGGCGACGCACCCGCTGCTGCCGGATGTCCTGGAGTGACAAACCGGGTTCAGTCCGGGCCGAAACCGGTTCAGGCCGGTTCTGGTCAGGCTGTTACCTTGGCAACCATCTGCAGGAGCTGCTCCTCGGCCCGCGGCGGCCGCAGAACGCCGAGCGCCTCCAGGCGGCGGAGGCTGCGTACgatcttcctcttcttttcttccagGCTCAGGTTGCCGTTGGCGACCAGAGACGggttcctcttcatcttctCAGGCGTCTGAGCGTCCTGCCGCGCCCGGCGCTGCACCAGCCAATTGTgacacacttcctgtttggaaACAGAACCCGGTCAGGCGAGCGTCGCCCCAGTGAGGCGAGCGTCGCCCCAGTGAGGCGAGCGTCACCTGGTCAGGCGAGCGTCACCTGGTCAGGCGAGGTCTTTGTTTTCAGGATGTCCCTCAGAGAGTCACCTGGCTGAGTCCTGATGACGTCGATGATCAGCTGCTTGGTGCTGAAACCAGAACCACAAGTGAGCAGAACAGAACAACGTGCTGACCTACCTGgacaggtgaggcagagctACCTGAGCAGCAGTCCTCGGACGTCCGGTCGGTCTGAAGAGTCgtcaaaaacatcaaatttgtTGGTGAGCGTCAGAGAAACTTCCATCTTACTGAACTCTGACCCTGGATCAGCCGACGCCTCACCTGAGGAtcaaaaaccccaaaaactcGTCACAGCAGGCGCCAACACCTGGGTCCAACATCCAAACCCAGGAGGACCAGTTTACACCTGTACAGTACTATGCTGCCGCCTGACCCGACCCAAacccaaacagcagcagcaggtaacAGTACCGTTGAGCTCCTGCAGGGAGGGAACCGGTCCGAGGTCATTCAGGATCAGCCTCAGCGGGTCCGACGGGTCGGGACACAAAACCTCCTGatgctccagcagcagctgcagagatgGAGGCAGCAGGTCCAGGAGTTTAATGTCTTAAAGCGACGGTACGTATGAATCCTCCAGGAGTCATTTTATAGTCAGTGTGTGCTACATAAACAAgacatgatttaaaagaaattcaactTCATAGtttaatgtcttgaaattgggcctctgtctctttaagaagctgctACTCTTTCTGATGCttcgccttcaggaagtcatcacaacaatgtttTTGCACCTGGACtgactggaaactgcagctcaggaGGCGGGGCTAAGTCCAAGTGTTTAGACATGGTTTCCATGGCGACCCAAATGGTTGCCACAGAGACCAAAGGGTTCCTCAAcatgaatggaaaaaaacaaaccccaaagCAACCCTCCCGGTCCGTAACATGATGTAGaaacatgatactgcccctttaagaaaggCAGCAGCAAGAACACGTTGAGATGAAACCAACAATATTCTTCATCAGTCTCACTGCAGACTCAAATATAACGTCAAACACAGAAAACTAGCAACACCAAAGCTAGCTAGCACTCTGCCCATCTAGCCGTGGCTAGGCTAGCGTCAGATCAGTGGCGCCTCCCCGGAACCACACGGACCTTCTGAACCCAAAGAGTCTTGGTTCTGCTGCGGCTCACCTTGTGAGTGTTGAGCAACTCGCTGACGGAGATGTAGACGATGGGTCTGTTGACGATCAGCTGCTCAGAGAACTCGTCCATGCTGAACCGCTCCTCTGGTTCGGGAACGTCACAGACGCTGTGCAGGAACTTCCTGTCCAACAGAACATGAGCGGCAATCAGCAACTCCTcccctgacctttgacccaagGCTTCCGATGTCTGTACCTGAACCTGCCGTGGGTCTGGGTGATGTACTGGTTCAGGGCGTGAACGTGGTAGCCGTCTCCGTGGAAGTGCTTGTTGGCGGCGGCGTGCTGCAGCATGCGGGCTATGGACCCCAGGATGTGGCGCTGCTCCGGCTGCAGGGAGGATCCGGCCGACCGGTCCACCACATCGAAGCCGTCCGGAGCCACGATGGCCGGATTCATGTAGCGATAGTACACCAGGTTTCCCACAATCTGCAGGGAGCATCCCGGTTAGAGGTTCTGCTTGGAGGAGAGCCAGACTGACGGACAGTAGAACTAGAAATCTGTTCTAGAAATTCATCGGTGCCACATCCTGAGGATTCTTCTGGCCTGGTTCAATCCAGACCAACCTGAGCTGAACATCCAGATTTTGTTCTGAAGGTTTGATTATTTAGTTGTGAACAGGTTTAAATCCAAAGAGACTCAGTCATGATCAGGTCAAACTGGGAGCATTCCAGTACGACTCACCTTGTAGAGCTCGGCCTCGCTGGCCGCAGGGAACTTTGTCTTCAAGGTGTTTCGGAGAACCTTGGCTGTGTAACGTAGGCCATACCTGCCATCAACAGAGACCAGCCATCGGAAATTGTTCGATTCAAACTGTCCAGCAATCAATCAGCAAAAATAAGTAACAGGATGTCAGGCTGTGGGTGGACGCCGACAGGAGAGAGCAGGAAGTTGGGGACCTACGGCAGTTTGTTGAGGTTGGAGGTGATGGCTTTGAGGACGCGGTCCGTCAGGTTCTTCAGGTTGATGATGGCAATGTCGATTCTTCGCTGGACTTCCGGGTGGGACAGGGCTTCCTCCGCAGAAACCTCGTAGGGTAGAGAGCTGAAGGGACGGAGCTGGTCAGGTGAGCCCCTCTGTGACCTAATGACCTTGTCCTCGGTGTCTCACCTCTTGTGTCCGGTCTGGGTCTCGGTCTGGTTGATCCAGGTCTTGTAGACCTCCAGCGGGTCGGTTCTGATGCTGAAGGTTTGGTCCAACAGGACGTCCCGCAGCGCCGGACCCAGGGAGTCCCGCAAGGCGTTCTGACCGCGAGCCTGCCGGTAAAAGTTCACCAGCATCTTGATGATGGTGGGATTCCCGGTAATCACTTCCTGCGGCTGCTCCACCTTCAGTCTGACAACACACAGTTGCGTTCAGGGGCAGAGAGACGTCACAGCCTTGAGACAGGTGCTAGATGACATCATAGGAAGTTACCTGATCTCGTATCGGAGCGCTTCGGTaaagagctgcagcagcaggaaggcgTCTCTGCGGTCGGAGCCGTAGTTGAACAGGCTGAAGACCAGCATC includes the following:
- the ankrd34a gene encoding ankyrin repeat domain-containing protein 34A, which translates into the protein MGDGGPLQTEGNALLKAVFQGKLRLARLLLEGGAYINEGNERGETPISAACLGNYDDPQTRQRMVRYLLEKGADPNIPDKSGRTALMHACAERAGQEVVTLLLENGADPSLRDYAGASALVHAINRGDRDTLQVLLDACKAKGKEVIIITTDTSPSGTKKTKQYLNSPPSPGIVDKLSPACMSPSEVEIGTASPAGDRTNGQEGIFSFALTSALPLPSARPPGEKRPPPRKLLKRLNSEPWGLVAPSVLSGVPPDRLDTGLEEEGSNDLSRATAEMNGLSISEPVRTRLSRRHSIETHDPCSPKPIDRSCSEDCTGLSATSWADKVQQHQILYRRNTAPEPQENAGGPGAIRLLVHPKLSRMEHYESDTHLCPESIPGSPDSGRVSVERRRYNASPLSLVTSSSRESLENIPNSVSPITVRRRPPGLLERRGSGTLLLDHISHTRPGFLPPLNINPHRPIPDIRANGKPTSPVHSGHKILVPMAPISPKRGPESKMKKKLMRRHSMQTEQMKQLSTFQEILAEKVVESNGD
- the LOC116715579 gene encoding proline-rich protein 36-like, which gives rise to MKPGQKWFWRDGTDRTHQNHEICLQSVPSLSEVCPQSVSSLSESVPSLSEVCLQSDSILSPSVFSPSPVCPQSVSILSPSVPSLSSVRPQSVPSLSEVCLQSVSILSPVCPQSVRICPKSVPSLSPVCPKCFPSLSESVPSLSSVRPQSVPSLSEVCLQSVPSLSSVRPQSVPSLLSSVRPQSVRSLSPVCLHLSKVCPKSVSILSPVCLQSVSILSRVCLQSVPSLSPVCPKSVSILSEVCLHSVPSLSSVRPQSVPSLSEVCLHSVPSLSPVCLQSVPSLSPVCPKSVSSLTPFCLQSVPSLSSVRPQSVRSLSPVCLHLSKVCPKSVSILSPVCLQSVSILSRVCLQSVPSLSPVCPKSVSILSPVCPQSVFSPSPVCLKSVSILSPFCPQSVSSLSEVCPQSVSICPKSVRSLSPFCPQSVSSLSPFLSPVCLQSVPSLSEVCLHSVPSLSPFCLQSVPSLSSVRPQSVPSLSPVCPQSVSILSPVCPQSVFSPSPVCPKSVSILSPFCPQSVSILSEVCLHSVPSLPEVFPQSVSILSEVCLQSVFSPSPVCPKSVSILSPVCLQSVSILSPVCLQSVPSLSEVCLHSVPSLSPVCPQSV